In Synechococcus sp. UW69, a single genomic region encodes these proteins:
- a CDS encoding CPP1-like family protein — protein sequence MAALGESGPDASSDDPFVRLGLSRDAGFEQVQAAKVRCLAEVSGDDQARAKIEAAYDAVLMVRLRDRQQGQVSAAAATASEREASAGSLPSLPAQVPMTNVFANLRNKLPDPSQSLSGLKPDWALVEGQGRSVRIIAGIIAVVLLVISAASIQLVLALATIGVFLSQIRRGRRPLASLGWTLLVLSIGLAAGSLLNLALSPTAFEQLALSPLQIQALPAGLLLWAAALFLA from the coding sequence ATGGCAGCCCTTGGTGAATCTGGTCCCGACGCAAGCTCGGATGATCCTTTCGTTCGTCTCGGCCTGAGTCGTGATGCTGGTTTTGAACAGGTTCAAGCAGCCAAGGTTCGATGTTTGGCCGAAGTCTCAGGAGATGATCAGGCCAGGGCAAAAATCGAGGCGGCTTATGACGCTGTTTTGATGGTCCGTCTCCGTGACCGTCAGCAGGGTCAAGTCAGCGCAGCAGCAGCGACAGCATCTGAACGGGAGGCGTCCGCAGGATCGCTGCCTTCGCTGCCTGCCCAGGTTCCGATGACCAATGTCTTTGCGAACCTCCGCAACAAGTTGCCGGATCCCTCCCAATCTCTCTCCGGCCTCAAGCCGGACTGGGCCCTCGTGGAGGGGCAGGGGCGTTCAGTGCGAATCATCGCCGGGATCATCGCCGTCGTTCTTCTGGTGATCTCTGCCGCCAGCATTCAGCTTGTCCTTGCTCTGGCCACGATCGGTGTGTTCCTCAGTCAGATCCGCCGTGGTCGTCGCCCGCTGGCATCCCTGGGATGGACATTGCTCGTGCTGAGTATTGGTTTGGCTGCAGGCTCATTGCTGAATCTGGCGCTGTCTCCCACCGCTTTCGAGCAGCTGGCGCTTAGTCCTCTTCAGATCCAAGCACTGCCGGCTGGACTCTTGCTATGGGCTGCTGCTCTTTTTCTGGCTTAA
- a CDS encoding peptide chain release factor 3: MSGSLTTTDGDLTEELASAVDRRRNFAIISHPDAGKTTLTEKLLLYGGAIQQAGAVKARGEQRKVTSDWMELEKQRGISITSTVLQFDYDATTINLLDTPGHQDFSEDTYRTLAAADNAVMLEDAAKGLEPQTRKLFEVCRMRQIPIFTFINKMDRPGREPLTLLDEIESELGLTPWAVNWPIGSGEQFRGVIDRRSREVVLFTRAERGKQASEQRLSLEDPELRELVEAELLDLAIEEMELLDAAGAELDIEMVHAGELTPVFFGSAMTNFGVRPFLDAFLEMAQRPIARSSSDGLVDPLREGFSGFVFKLQANMDPRHRDRVAFVRVCSGRFEKDMTVKHARTGKAIRLSRPQKLFGQDRAVVEDAYPGDVIGLNNPGMFSIGDTLYVGSKVEYEGIPCFSPEIFSWLRNPNPSAFKNFRKGVNELREEGAVQILYDTDESKRDPILAAVGQLQLEVVQHRLENEYGVETRLEPMGFQVARWINGGWTELDKVGRIFNCKTVRDAWNRPVLLFKNEWNLNQLKQDHPDLELSSVAPVVSGVEPISL, from the coding sequence ATGAGCGGAAGCCTGACGACAACGGACGGGGATCTGACGGAGGAGCTCGCTTCAGCGGTGGATCGCCGTCGCAACTTTGCAATCATTTCCCACCCTGACGCGGGAAAAACCACACTCACCGAGAAATTGCTGCTCTATGGCGGTGCCATTCAGCAGGCCGGTGCCGTGAAAGCGCGGGGTGAACAGCGCAAGGTGACCTCCGACTGGATGGAACTGGAGAAACAACGCGGGATCTCCATCACCTCAACGGTGCTTCAGTTCGATTACGACGCCACCACCATCAATCTCCTGGATACCCCAGGTCACCAAGATTTTTCTGAAGACACCTATCGCACCCTGGCTGCGGCAGATAACGCCGTGATGCTTGAGGATGCTGCCAAAGGTCTCGAGCCTCAGACCCGGAAGTTGTTCGAGGTCTGCCGCATGCGTCAGATCCCGATCTTCACCTTCATCAACAAGATGGACCGACCGGGTCGGGAACCGCTCACCCTGCTCGATGAGATTGAGTCGGAGTTAGGTCTGACACCCTGGGCCGTGAACTGGCCCATCGGCAGTGGGGAACAATTTCGCGGTGTGATCGACCGTCGCAGCCGTGAGGTTGTTCTGTTCACTCGCGCTGAGCGAGGTAAACAGGCCAGCGAGCAACGCCTTTCTTTGGAGGATCCAGAACTGCGGGAGCTGGTGGAAGCCGAGCTCCTGGACCTGGCCATTGAAGAGATGGAATTGCTGGATGCGGCTGGAGCCGAGCTTGATATCGAGATGGTGCATGCCGGTGAGCTCACTCCGGTGTTCTTTGGCTCAGCCATGACCAACTTTGGGGTTCGCCCTTTCCTGGATGCCTTTCTCGAGATGGCGCAACGACCCATCGCCCGATCCAGCAGCGATGGCCTGGTGGATCCGCTGCGGGAGGGTTTCAGCGGCTTCGTGTTCAAGCTCCAGGCCAACATGGACCCTAGGCATCGCGACCGTGTGGCCTTCGTCCGGGTCTGCAGTGGTCGTTTCGAAAAGGACATGACGGTGAAGCATGCCCGCACGGGCAAGGCCATTCGCCTTTCACGACCCCAAAAGCTCTTTGGTCAAGACCGAGCCGTTGTCGAGGATGCCTATCCGGGAGACGTGATCGGTCTCAACAATCCGGGCATGTTTTCCATCGGAGACACACTTTATGTGGGGTCAAAAGTCGAATATGAGGGCATTCCCTGTTTCAGTCCGGAGATTTTTAGCTGGCTGCGGAACCCCAACCCTTCGGCATTCAAAAATTTCCGTAAAGGGGTGAACGAGCTTCGGGAAGAGGGGGCGGTGCAGATCCTCTACGACACGGATGAGAGCAAGCGGGATCCGATTTTGGCCGCTGTCGGACAACTTCAACTCGAGGTTGTTCAGCACCGGCTCGAAAATGAATACGGCGTGGAAACTCGTCTGGAGCCAATGGGTTTCCAGGTCGCGCGTTGGATCAACGGCGGATGGACCGAACTCGACAAGGTGGGTCGGATTTTTAATTGCAAAACCGTCCGCGATGCCTGGAATCGTCCTGTTCTGCTGTTCAAGAACGAGTGGAATCTCAATCAACTCAAGCAGGATCATCCCGATCTTGAACTCAGCAGTGTTGCCCCTGTGGTGAGTGGAGTGGAGCCGATCAGTCTTTGA
- a CDS encoding class I SAM-dependent methyltransferase: MMQRCLEPELMNGDAQVQAYAAADFSSGDRATVEGVQQLIDRTSPLPPQPLVVDLGCGPGNITLRLAELFPHARIIGIDGAEAMLVLARQRAQRQSLEISFICLTLQEVLQGTLLGKADLVVSNSLLHHLHQPDLLWRVSRGLAAPGCRVFHRDLRRPASSAEVQQLLLKHLPTAPQVLQHDFAASLAAAFEPQEVTAELRTVGLDQLAVAAEDDRYLVVSGLVG; encoded by the coding sequence ATGATGCAGCGGTGCTTAGAACCTGAGTTGATGAACGGTGATGCGCAGGTTCAGGCCTATGCCGCCGCTGACTTCAGTTCAGGCGATCGCGCCACTGTTGAGGGGGTCCAGCAGCTCATCGATCGCACATCACCTTTGCCGCCTCAGCCGCTGGTGGTTGATCTGGGTTGCGGACCGGGCAACATCACGCTTCGGCTTGCCGAACTCTTTCCCCATGCACGAATCATTGGCATTGATGGTGCAGAAGCCATGTTGGTCTTGGCCCGCCAACGGGCGCAGCGGCAAAGCCTGGAAATTTCGTTCATTTGTCTGACCCTCCAGGAGGTTCTGCAAGGAACTCTTCTGGGGAAGGCTGATTTGGTTGTCAGCAACAGCCTGTTGCATCACTTGCATCAACCCGACCTTCTTTGGAGGGTCAGCCGAGGTTTGGCTGCTCCTGGTTGCCGAGTTTTTCATCGAGATCTTCGGCGGCCGGCGTCGTCTGCTGAGGTCCAGCAACTGTTGTTGAAGCACCTACCGACTGCTCCACAGGTGTTGCAGCACGACTTCGCGGCCTCTCTGGCAGCGGCCTTCGAACCTCAGGAGGTCACCGCGGAGCTCCGCACGGTGGGTCTCGACCAGTTGGCGGTGGCCGCGGAGGACGACCGTTATCTGGTGGTGTCAGGCTTAGTGGGTTGA